Sequence from the Bacteroidales bacterium genome:
ATATGATATTTTAGTTAAAATTATAAGTAATAGCACAAAGTTGCAAATAAAAGTAATCTAAATTACGTTTTAATCAGATAAAAATAATTATTTTGCAGAAATATGCAAAAGCAAGTATTCCATATAGAAAAGATTAGAAAGATAACCCTTTACGGTATTTTATTAATTGTTTTTCTGTTAAGTTCATTGATGCTTTTATTGCAAACAAGTTATATTCAAACAAAAATCACCCAATTTATTATAAGGGAATTATCCGCAAAATTAAATGCAGACATTAATATTGATAATGTAAAAATCAGCTTATTCAGAGGATTTGTTTTTAATGGTATAAATATTCAAGACCAACAAAATGATACTTTACTGTCTGTAAAAGAATTATCTGTTATCCCTGCCGGTTTACAAATAAATTTTGAGGATATCTCTTTAAAAGAAATAATAATTGATGATCTGTTTCTTAATTTATATGAAACGAATATTGATACTTTAAATTTGCAGTATATCCTTGATGCTCTTAAATCAGATAAAGAAACGGATACTTCTCAAAATTTTAAAATCAGCTCAAAAACCACAGTAATAAATAATTCCTGTTTTTCGTACAGGAAAATTGATACAGTAATTGTAAAAGATTTTAATTATAAGAACATGAGGTTGGACAGTTTTTCTTTAAAAGTTAATGATCTGTTAATTAATAATGATGATATAACAGCTCAAATTGAAAAACTCTCTTTTAAAGATAAAAGCGGCTTTATAATAAATAATTTTCAGTCTCAAAAAATAAATATTAATCCTGAACATATAAGGTTGAAAAAACTGTTTGTTAAAACAAATAATTCTCAATTAAATTTTGACAGCCTTAACATCGATTATCCGAAGGGTTATAAGTTTGATAATTTTTTAACAGAAGCAGATGTAGATATTTTAATTAACAAATCCAGCTATATTTCATATAAGGATGTAAAGTTTTTCATTACCGATACAGCTGATTACACTGAGAAATTATATATTTCGGCACATATCAGAGGATCTCCCAATAATTTCAGTGTTAAAAACTTGGAATTGAATTATGAAGAATTGTTCAATTTAAAAATGGATGCAAAGGTTAGAGATCTTCCTGCATTTAAAGACCCTTATTTTAATATTTCTATTATTAAGCTTTCTACTGATGTAAAAAAAATAAAAGCATTAAAAATTCCAGGCAAAGATGAATTATTGGCAAATATTCCGGAAGAATTTCATAAAATCGAAACAATTAATTATTCCGGTAAAACAAAAGGAAGGTTTTCTCGATTTATTTCTAAAGGTGAAATATCCGGGAACTTCGGAACAATAAATATAAATGCTTTGGCAAAAAATGATTCATTATCAGGAATAAATATTGAAGGGGAATTATCCGGAAAAGAATTAGATATTGCCAAAACATTTGATAATAATGACTTAGGGAAATTAACTTTTAATCAAAATATTGATTTTTCATATTCAAAAAGCAAAAAAATCAAGATAAAAACTTTTGGCAAAGTTGATGAATTCACATATAAAAATTACACTTATAGAGATATTGATCTTTATGCAGAACTTTTAGACAAAAAAGTTGACAGCCTGTCTGTCAAAATTGATCAAAAAGAAATCAAAGCGGAAATAATCGGAAACATAGAATTTATTCCCGGAATGCCTGAATTTAATATCACAGTTGATATTGACAGAGCTGATCTGAAACGCTTAAATTTAGACAGTGCAGAAAATCGCTCAACAATTTCATTAAAATTACAAGCCTTTTTTAACGGATTGAATATTGATGATTTTACGGGGGTAATAAGTTTAAAAGAGCCTCTAAATTATACTAAAGACAGTGTTTCAATTTCAGTAAATGAATTGATCCTTCGCGGTTATACCTTGAAGGTAAATCATGAAGAAACAAAAAAAATTACACTGGATTCAGATATCGGAGATATGCAAATAATCAGTAAAGGGAAAACATCAAAAACCTTTGCTTCATTGAAAAGTTTGGTAACAAATATTTTTAAAGCTGAAGAAAACGAAACTGCTGATGAAATTGATACAACCCAAACAGGATATGTTGATTTTGAGGTAAATCTAAAAAACCCGAAAATTATTACATCTTTGTTTTTACCGGAAGTAGAAATTGCAAAAGACACAAAAATATACGGATATTATCACCCCCAAAAACATAATTTATACTTGTCTTTAAATGCATTAATTTTCAATTATAAAAATGTTACAGTTAATGATTTTTACATAATAGCTTATACAAAAAATCGGAAACTATTTGCTGGAACAGGCGGTTCGTCATTAATTCCAAATGAATCATTCCTGTTTGAGAATATTAACTTGGAAGGAGACTTTCAGAATGACACTGTTAACTTTAATCTGATTTGGGATAATTTCAAAGATTCTGCAAATTATGCAGCAGATATATCAGGATTAATAAATCTTAAGAAAAATAATAATAAAACATCTTATCAATGCAGTTTCTCCAATTCAGAAATTATTATAAATGATATTCCGTGGTTTTTTTCAAAGTCAATAATAACAATAGACTCAACCCATATCAATATATCAGATCTGAGCTTTAAAAATAAAGTTGAGGAGATTTATATTGACGGTAACATTTCAAATTATCCCGGAGATATTTTATATACCGAATTCAAAAACTTCAGCTTAGAAAACCTTTCGCCGATTACTCCCGGAAAGTTGAAGTTATACGGTAAACTGTCAGGAAGTGCAACATTAGCACATCTTTATGAAACACCATTAATTTTTACAAGAGATTCGATAGCAGATCTTAAAATTAATGATATTGATTTCGGGAATTTATATATTACAAGTCATTGGGATAATATTGGCAATAAAATCCATGTAAATGCATATAATTTAAAAGGTGAAAAGAGGCAATTTATGAATGATACTATATATGGAGATTATTGGCCGGAAAAAGACAGTATTAGTTTTATTGCAGATATCAGAAGCATGACTTTAAAAACACTGGAACATTATTATGAAGATTACGTAGGTTTTAACAGAACAGCTTTTGTAACAGGGAAAATTCTTATTAACGGTTACTTAAAAGAACCTTCTTTAACAGGAGATTTAAAATTAAAACAAACTACGGCACATATTAAATATTTGAATACAACTAATAATATTCAAGAAATGGATATTCACTTCGATAATGAAATAATAACATTTAGTGAAACCAAATTGTTATCCGGTAAATTTGGTTCGGCTCTGTTAAAAGGAAATATTCGTCATAATAACTTTTCAAATTTTATATTGGGAATTGATCTTGATGCAGATAATTTTATGCTGTCGGATATTATACCGACAGATTCATCTTTTTTCTACGGAAAAGCTTTCGGAACCGGGAACATTCGTATTTCAGGACCTTTGGAAGACTTAAAATTAGTTGCAGATATTACTACAAACAAAAATACCGAAATTTTTATTCCTGTTTCATCAAACGAAACTTTTGAAGAAGAAAACAGTTTCATAAAATTCATAACAGATACAACAGTTAAAGAAAAAATAACAATTCAAGAACAATATGCTGTTGAGTACGGAGGTTTTAGTATGAATGTTAAACTTAATGTAACTCCTGATGCTGCAATACAAATAATTTTTAATGAAAGTACGGGAGATCTTTTTACAAACGGTGAAGGAAATTTAAACTTAACTTTAAATCGGGAAGGTGATTTTAATATGTTTGGAAATTATATAATTTCAGAAGGAAGATATAATTTTAATATCAAAGAATATAAAAAGGATTTTATTATTGAAGAGGGTGGTTCTTTAAATTGGTACGGAAATCCTGAAGATGCAACAATTGATATCAAAGCTGTAAATAAATTATATAATGTAGCACTTAAAGATTTAGGATTAATATTAGATGAAACTAAAAAAACGGATGCTGCATGTTATATTCATATGACCGGAAGACTGCTGAATCCGGAATTAAAATTGTATGCGGAAATCCTTGATGACCACCCGGAATATATACAAAATCTAAATGCACTTGGAGAAAATGATATGAATGAACAGTTCTTGTTCTTGCTGATATTTAGAAAATTCAGACCACTACCCGGTATGGAAGGTTCAGGACCACAAGCTGATGTGGGGGAATTATTGACAGAGCAATTTAACAGTTTATTGAAAAATACCGGTGTAGGTGTTGGATACGAATCCGGAGATGAACTATTAACTGATAAATACATAGTAAAATATGATCAAGCAGTATTGGATGGAAGAATTGTATTTAAAGGGGAATTTGGTATGGGCGGAGCAAATACAAATATAGAACCGGGTACTAATCCGGCAAATAATTATGTAGGAGAAGTTGAAGTTGAAGCAAAATTAAACAGAAAAGGAACTGTTAGAGCAAAAGTTTATAACAAAGCTAATGACCAAATTGAAAATGAAGGAGATTATATACAAGGAATGGGTTTTGTTTGGAGAAAGAAGTTCAACACACTTAAAATTTGGGGAAGAGAAGAAGAAAAAGACAGTATCAAAACAAAACGATTCATTAAAAAAATAAAAAACCAAAACCCGTAAAAACAGATTTTGGTTATTTTACAAAAATAAATTGTATTCTACAGCATCTCTACTACAACAGATGAAGCACCACCTCCGCCGTTGCATAAACCCGCAACACCATATTTACCCTTATTTTGTTTTAATACATTAAGAAGAGTAACAATAATCCTTGTGCCGGTTGCTCCCAAAGGATGGCCTAATGAAACACCTCCGCCGTTTACATTTACTTTTGAATCATCCAAATTTAATTCTTTCAGAGCTGCAAGAGCAACAACTGAAAATGCTTCATTAATCTCATAATAATCAATATCGCCTGCTTTTAAGCCTGCTTTTTCAATAGCTTTAGGAATAGCTTTTGCAGGTGCCGTAGTAAACCATTCCGGTTCTTGAGCAGCATCACCGTAACCGATTAATTTAGCAATAGGTTTCACGCCGAGTTCTTCTGCTTTTTCTTTACTCATTAAAACAATGGCAGCTGCACCGTCATTTATTGTTGAAGCATTTGCTGCTGTAACTGTTCCTTCTTTTACAAAAACAGGTCTTAATGACGGAATTTTTTCAAATTTAACATTTGTAAATTCTTCATCAACGTCAACAATTACGTCTCCTCTGCGAGTTTTTATTTCAACCGGTACAATTTCATCTTTAAATTTACCTGCTTCAGTTGCTGCCGCAGAACGTTCATAAGATTGAACAGCAAATCTGTCTTGTTCTTCCCTGCTGATATTCATTTCTTTAGCACATAATTCAGCAGCATTTCCCATATGATAATTGTTGTAAACATCCCATAAACCGTCTTTTACCATTCCGTCAATCAATTTACCGTCGCCTAATTTTATTCCCGTACGAATACTCGGAACATAATGAGGTATGCTTGACATGTTCTCCATTCCGCCGGCTACAACAATGTCATTGTCGCCTAACATAATGGTCTGTGCAGCAAACATAACAGACTTCATTCCTGATGAACATACTTTATTAATAGTAGTACAAGGAACTTTATTGGGAATTCCGGCAAATAATGCAGCTTGACGTGCCGGAGCTTGTCCTAAATTCGATGAAATAACATTTCCCATATATACTTCATCAATATCATCAGGTTTAATTCCCGATTTTTCAATTGCAGCTTTTATTGCCGTTGCTCCTAATTTAGTAGCGGGAACACTTGCTAAAGCTCCTCCGAAACTGCCTATTGGTGTTCTGACAGCAGAAACTATAAATACTTCTTTCATATTTTTATTTTTATTTATTTAATAATTTGATCAAAAATTTCAAAATGAAAGCGAACATACTCTTTTTTTCTTAATTGTAAAAATATAATGAATATTATATCGTTTTGATTTTGCTCTCAAATTGTTTTTAGAAAAAAATAATACTTTTGTAATCCTGAATTATCTAATAAAAAATAAAATATAATGAATGACTTTATTGAAGTTTCGAAATATTTAGTCCCTTTAATTGTATTATTGATTGCAGTATTGTTGATATTAAGGCATTTTTCCGATAAAGAAAAAACAAAACAGAGGTACGATATAATACGAGCAAACAATAAGTTAATCACACCTGTTCGATTGCAAGCATATGAAAGGGTAATTCTTTTGTTGGAAAGAATCAAACCTGATGCTGTTGCTTTAAGAGTACAAAAATCAAGTTTTACGGCAAAACAGATGCAAATATTAATGCTTGAAACAATCAGAAAAGAGTTTAATCACAATTTATCGCAACAAATATATTTAACAGAAGAAACATGGTCAGCAGTTGTTAATGCTAAAGAACAAATTACCAGACTGATAAATCTTACCGGTACAGAAATGAGTAAAGAATCAAAATCAGCTGAATTCACCAGAGCATTAATTGAAATGTATAATGACTTTGAAACCAAACCAATAGAAAACACCTTAAGGCTGGTAAAAAAAGAAGCAATTAATTTCTTTGGTATGTAAAATCAATACATTGCTAAATTGTTTCATTGCTACATTGCTGTTTTTCAACAATGTAGCATGAATAGCTTTAAATATAAACTTCCAAAATTTCAGATTTTTCATCAGGAAATAACTCAACATCACTAATACTTGCGGGGATTAAAATCGTATCACCTTTTTTTGCAGTTAATTCACTTTTTTTAGAATTAATGCTGAATTTACCGGAAATGCAAATGTATATTACAAAGCTGTCTGTTGAATGATAGTTTTTTGTTATAGTTTTATCAAATTCAATCAGATTTACCGTAAAATATTTATTCTTACAAAGATTAACGGAATTGTTTTTTTTCAGATCGTAATTAATCAGATAATTATTATGTTTTTGAAGATCGACAACATCTTTTGCTTCCTCAGTATGAAGTTGTCTGTAATTTCCCTTAAGATCTTTTCTGTCCCAATCATATATCCTGTATGTCAGATCCGAACATTGTTGAATTTCTGCGAGAAAAACACCTTTCATAATTGCATGAATTCTTCCTGCCGGAATATAAGCAACATCTTTGCATTTAACTTTAACATGGTTTAAAATATCCCTCAATGATTTTTTCTTAACATGTTCAACATATTCAGATTTTGAAAGGTTTTCTTTTACTCCCAATATTAAGTCGGCATCTTTATCAGCATCAATGATGTACCACATTTCATTTTTCCCGTTTTCGTTATGTCGTTTTTGAGCAGTTTCATCATCGGGATGAACTTGAACTGATAAGTCATCGCTTGCATCAATGAATTTTATTAATAACGGGAAAAAGTTGTTAAATATGCTGTAAACTCTCTTCCCTACAAGATCACTTTTGTATATGTTTATTAATTCTTTGATGTTTTTACCCTTTAAAGGTCCGTTTACAACTTCCGATAAATTATTTTCAACACCTGATAATTCCCAACTTTCACCGGCATTATCAGTCTGAACCTTTTTGTTGAGTATAGAATTAAGTTTGGTTCCGCCCCAGACTTTTTCTTTTATTATTGGTTTAAATTTTAAAGGGTATATCATTTTTTGTTGCTAAATTAATAAACTTTTATTTTGACATAATGCAAGAAAGTAAAAAGTTTTAATAATATTTTACTTTTTTTCATATCTTTGTTCAAATCATCACAATAATAATTGGTTTTTGCCGGAATAAAAAAAACGACTAATGTCGGGATTTATTAATAAAATATTGCAAGGTTACGAGGTACAGGTTGCACAACCCGCAACTTGTAACATGCAACTCATAACCCACACATAAAAAAAATTATTGACAATATGATTGTTATAATTTTCAATAATTGCTAAATATTGTTTTCGTATGAATCTCTTTCAAAATTTCACAATCAGATCAAGGTTTAATTTTATTAATGTATCTGTTTTTGCTTTAATCCTTATTGTTGTATTTTTTTTCTATTTGACATTCAATAGAATACTTGATTATAATAAATATAATGATAATATTGATAAATTAAAAATTCAATATTTAAATCTTCGCAGATATGAACAACATTTTCTTTTAAGATATAGTGAAGATTCAAAATTTTTTATTTCAGGAGAGAATAAATATATTGACAAATTAAAAAATGCTTCAAAAGAAATTACTCGTTTAACAAATTCTATACTTGAAAATTCTATTACGGAAAAGCTTAATTTAACAGAAACAGTATATGAGATTATCACAGTTCATTCTGAATATATGCAGATATTCATTGATCTTTCAAAAAAGATATATATAAGAGGCTCTCTTAATTCAGGACTTATCGGTGAACTCAAATCTTCTGCCATACAAACTTTGGAGTCATCAGACTATTATACAAAAAAAACAATTAATGAAATGATCAGAGCAACTGATGATTATCTTTACACCAATAATGAAGAGTATTATTTTGTTTTTTTAAAAAAGTATGAACAATTATTATCTTCCGGTTACCAAGAGCAAAGTCTTTACAATATTGAAGATACAATTGAAAATGCCGAAGACCAAGTTATTAACTATTCGTCTGACAAATTTCTGCAATCACTCAATAAATTTAAAAACAGCTTCTCTTCTCTTGTAAAAACTGACAAAATTTTAGGAAGAACATATGAAGAAGGTTTAGAAGGAGATTTAAGAAGGAAAAGCCAAGAATTTAACAATCCTGTCGAAAATATTTATAATACAATAGATAATAATAAAGAAATTATTAAAGACAGAGCTATACGTAACATTTTTATCTTTTTTATTCTGATTGCAATCTCTTTCTTTGTCTTATTTTGGAGATTTTCAAAGTCTATTGTCAATCCGCTTAATAAATTAAAGAAATTTATTGAGCCGTTAAGTTTTGGGATTTTGCCTGAAAAAGAACCGGATATTTTCGGAAAGAACGAAATTACAAATATTACTAAATCAATTAATAATCTTATTGAAGGTTTAAAGAAAACTACATCTTTTGCCGGTGCAATCGGAGTAGGGGAATATTCTACTGAATATAAACCTTTGAGTAATAATGATTCATTAGGAAATGCTCTTATTGAAATGAGAGAAAATTTAATATCAACCGGTATTGATGAAGAAAAAAGAAAGGATGAAGACAAGATAAGAACATGGACTAATATCGGATTAACAAAATTTAATGATATTCTCATACAAAATCAAGGGAATATTAAAGAGATGTCAACAGCTGTTATTTCCGATTTGGTGAAATTTATCAATGCCAATCAAGGAGGAATGTTTGTCTTTAGTGATGATGAAGATGAAAAATATCTTGAATTAACTGCAACCTATGCTTATGGCAAAGAGAAGAAAAAGAACAGAAAGATCTTTCCGGGTGAGGGTATAATCGGAATGGTTGCTCTTGAAAAAGAAACTGTGTATATGACAGAAATACCGGAAACATATATTACCATAACTTCCGGATTGGGTGGTGCTGTACCGAGAAGCCTTTTAATAGTACCTATGATTGTTGAAGAAGATATTATCGGAGTTATTGAATTGGCTTCTTTCAATGAACTTGAAAAGCACGAAATTGAATTTGTAAAAACGCTTTCTGAAAACATAGCATCTTCATTATCTATTACAAAGATTAATCAGCGAACAGCGGTTTTGCTTGAGCAATCGCAAAGACAAGCAGAATTAATGAAAGTGCAAGAAGAAGAGATGAGACAAAATTTTGAAGAATTACAACAAATTCAAGAAGATTCGTCCAGAAGATCTGCAGAAATGGCCGGTATTCTCGCAGCAATTGATACATCATCGCTTGTAATTGAGATTAATATTTCAGGAAAGATCATATCTGTAAACCGAGGACTTCTTGATATGTTAGGTGTTCCTGAAACTGCTCTGACAGGTACAGATTTTAAAGATTTTATACAATCGGTTGATGATGATGCATACAATATTTTTTGGCAACAATTGATGAACGGAGCTAACATTCAAAGAAATGAACATATTAAAATTGAAGATAAAGAACTGTGGTTTTCTGTTGTTTATGCACCAATCATTGATGATGGCGGAAAAATTTTATATATTCTCTCTATTGCAACAGACCTCAGCGAATCTAAAAAACTTGAATTTGAATTAAAAGAACAAGAAAAAATATTAAGACAAAATCTTGAAGAAATTAATAAAGCCAGAGGCGAAGCTGAAAGAAAACAACATATTCTTGAAAATACTAACGAAATGTTGAAAGCAAATGAGAAAACTTTGCATTCTGCTGTTGAAAATGCGATGAAACAAAGAAAAGAGATTGCAAAAAAAATTGAAGAAATTGCCGAGGAAGAAGCGTTATCTTCAAGTAGGTTGGAAGGTATTAACCTAACAAATGTTACTGCTCAATTTGATCTCAACGGCAAAATTTTATCGGTAAACAAAATATTTGAAGATATTTTCGGATATACTAAAAAAGAGATTATTTCAAAAAATCAAACTTTTCTGTTGAAAGAACAATATATTTCTTCTGATAACTATAAGCAACTTTGGGAAAATCTTAAAATCGGGAAACACATAAGCGGTAATTTTACATTTCAAGGAAAAAATAATAAAAAAGTTTTTCTTCAAGGAACTTATACAGCAATAAGAGATGCGTCAGGGAAAACAATAAGCATCATATTAATGGGATTTGATAC
This genomic interval carries:
- a CDS encoding PAS domain S-box protein, producing the protein MNLFQNFTIRSRFNFINVSVFALILIVVFFFYLTFNRILDYNKYNDNIDKLKIQYLNLRRYEQHFLLRYSEDSKFFISGENKYIDKLKNASKEITRLTNSILENSITEKLNLTETVYEIITVHSEYMQIFIDLSKKIYIRGSLNSGLIGELKSSAIQTLESSDYYTKKTINEMIRATDDYLYTNNEEYYFVFLKKYEQLLSSGYQEQSLYNIEDTIENAEDQVINYSSDKFLQSLNKFKNSFSSLVKTDKILGRTYEEGLEGDLRRKSQEFNNPVENIYNTIDNNKEIIKDRAIRNIFIFFILIAISFFVLFWRFSKSIVNPLNKLKKFIEPLSFGILPEKEPDIFGKNEITNITKSINNLIEGLKKTTSFAGAIGVGEYSTEYKPLSNNDSLGNALIEMRENLISTGIDEEKRKDEDKIRTWTNIGLTKFNDILIQNQGNIKEMSTAVISDLVKFINANQGGMFVFSDDEDEKYLELTATYAYGKEKKKNRKIFPGEGIIGMVALEKETVYMTEIPETYITITSGLGGAVPRSLLIVPMIVEEDIIGVIELASFNELEKHEIEFVKTLSENIASSLSITKINQRTAVLLEQSQRQAELMKVQEEEMRQNFEELQQIQEDSSRRSAEMAGILAAIDTSSLVIEINISGKIISVNRGLLDMLGVPETALTGTDFKDFIQSVDDDAYNIFWQQLMNGANIQRNEHIKIEDKELWFSVVYAPIIDDGGKILYILSIATDLSESKKLEFELKEQEKILRQNLEEINKARGEAERKQHILENTNEMLKANEKTLHSAVENAMKQRKEIAKKIEEIAEEEALSSSRLEGINLTNVTAQFDLNGKILSVNKIFEDIFGYTKKEIISKNQTFLLKEQYISSDNYKQLWENLKIGKHISGNFTFQGKNNKKVFLQGTYTAIRDASGKTISIILMGFDTTDLVMRTEELKACETELELKIQDLQMLREKLKN
- a CDS encoding acetyl-CoA C-acyltransferase codes for the protein MKEVFIVSAVRTPIGSFGGALASVPATKLGATAIKAAIEKSGIKPDDIDEVYMGNVISSNLGQAPARQAALFAGIPNKVPCTTINKVCSSGMKSVMFAAQTIMLGDNDIVVAGGMENMSSIPHYVPSIRTGIKLGDGKLIDGMVKDGLWDVYNNYHMGNAAELCAKEMNISREEQDRFAVQSYERSAAATEAGKFKDEIVPVEIKTRRGDVIVDVDEEFTNVKFEKIPSLRPVFVKEGTVTAANASTINDGAAAIVLMSKEKAEELGVKPIAKLIGYGDAAQEPEWFTTAPAKAIPKAIEKAGLKAGDIDYYEINEAFSVVALAALKELNLDDSKVNVNGGGVSLGHPLGATGTRIIVTLLNVLKQNKGKYGVAGLCNGGGGASSVVVEML
- a CDS encoding class I mannose-6-phosphate isomerase translates to MIYPLKFKPIIKEKVWGGTKLNSILNKKVQTDNAGESWELSGVENNLSEVVNGPLKGKNIKELINIYKSDLVGKRVYSIFNNFFPLLIKFIDASDDLSVQVHPDDETAQKRHNENGKNEMWYIIDADKDADLILGVKENLSKSEYVEHVKKKSLRDILNHVKVKCKDVAYIPAGRIHAIMKGVFLAEIQQCSDLTYRIYDWDRKDLKGNYRQLHTEEAKDVVDLQKHNNYLINYDLKKNNSVNLCKNKYFTVNLIEFDKTITKNYHSTDSFVIYICISGKFSINSKKSELTAKKGDTILIPASISDVELFPDEKSEILEVYI
- a CDS encoding translocation/assembly module TamB — encoded protein: MQKQVFHIEKIRKITLYGILLIVFLLSSLMLLLQTSYIQTKITQFIIRELSAKLNADINIDNVKISLFRGFVFNGINIQDQQNDTLLSVKELSVIPAGLQINFEDISLKEIIIDDLFLNLYETNIDTLNLQYILDALKSDKETDTSQNFKISSKTTVINNSCFSYRKIDTVIVKDFNYKNMRLDSFSLKVNDLLINNDDITAQIEKLSFKDKSGFIINNFQSQKININPEHIRLKKLFVKTNNSQLNFDSLNIDYPKGYKFDNFLTEADVDILINKSSYISYKDVKFFITDTADYTEKLYISAHIRGSPNNFSVKNLELNYEELFNLKMDAKVRDLPAFKDPYFNISIIKLSTDVKKIKALKIPGKDELLANIPEEFHKIETINYSGKTKGRFSRFISKGEISGNFGTININALAKNDSLSGINIEGELSGKELDIAKTFDNNDLGKLTFNQNIDFSYSKSKKIKIKTFGKVDEFTYKNYTYRDIDLYAELLDKKVDSLSVKIDQKEIKAEIIGNIEFIPGMPEFNITVDIDRADLKRLNLDSAENRSTISLKLQAFFNGLNIDDFTGVISLKEPLNYTKDSVSISVNELILRGYTLKVNHEETKKITLDSDIGDMQIISKGKTSKTFASLKSLVTNIFKAEENETADEIDTTQTGYVDFEVNLKNPKIITSLFLPEVEIAKDTKIYGYYHPQKHNLYLSLNALIFNYKNVTVNDFYIIAYTKNRKLFAGTGGSSLIPNESFLFENINLEGDFQNDTVNFNLIWDNFKDSANYAADISGLINLKKNNNKTSYQCSFSNSEIIINDIPWFFSKSIITIDSTHINISDLSFKNKVEEIYIDGNISNYPGDILYTEFKNFSLENLSPITPGKLKLYGKLSGSATLAHLYETPLIFTRDSIADLKINDIDFGNLYITSHWDNIGNKIHVNAYNLKGEKRQFMNDTIYGDYWPEKDSISFIADIRSMTLKTLEHYYEDYVGFNRTAFVTGKILINGYLKEPSLTGDLKLKQTTAHIKYLNTTNNIQEMDIHFDNEIITFSETKLLSGKFGSALLKGNIRHNNFSNFILGIDLDADNFMLSDIIPTDSSFFYGKAFGTGNIRISGPLEDLKLVADITTNKNTEIFIPVSSNETFEEENSFIKFITDTTVKEKITIQEQYAVEYGGFSMNVKLNVTPDAAIQIIFNESTGDLFTNGEGNLNLTLNREGDFNMFGNYIISEGRYNFNIKEYKKDFIIEEGGSLNWYGNPEDATIDIKAVNKLYNVALKDLGLILDETKKTDAACYIHMTGRLLNPELKLYAEILDDHPEYIQNLNALGENDMNEQFLFLLIFRKFRPLPGMEGSGPQADVGELLTEQFNSLLKNTGVGVGYESGDELLTDKYIVKYDQAVLDGRIVFKGEFGMGGANTNIEPGTNPANNYVGEVEVEAKLNRKGTVRAKVYNKANDQIENEGDYIQGMGFVWRKKFNTLKIWGREEEKDSIKTKRFIKKIKNQNP